A window of the Eubacterium sp. 1001713B170207_170306_E7 genome harbors these coding sequences:
- the ygeW gene encoding knotted carbamoyltransferase YgeW, translated as MDKTLQTYIDKLNALNFKEMYENDFFLTWEKTPEELEAVFTVADALRYMRENNISTKIFESGLGISLFRDNSTRTRFSFASACNLLGLEVQDLDEGKSQVAHGETVRETANMISFMADVIGIRDDMYIGKGNAYMHEVVDAVTDGHKDGILEQKPTLVNLQCDIDHPTQAMADALHLIHYFGGIENLKGKKVAMTWAYSPSYGKPLSVPQGIVGLMTRLGMDVTLAHPEGYEIMSDVEEVAKKNAAESGGSFTKTNSMAEAFKDADVVYPKSWAPFSAMEERTILYGNGDQEGIDRLEKELLAQNANHKDWECTEELMKTTKEGKALYMHCLPADITGVSCEQGEVEASVFDRYRTELYKEASYKPYIIAAMIFLAKEKDPQATLKALEERGIDRFFTK; from the coding sequence ATGGATAAAACTTTACAAACCTATATTGATAAACTGAATGCGCTGAATTTTAAAGAAATGTATGAAAATGATTTTTTCCTGACCTGGGAAAAAACACCGGAAGAGCTTGAAGCCGTTTTTACGGTGGCTGATGCCTTAAGATACATGCGCGAAAACAATATCTCGACTAAAATTTTTGAGAGCGGTCTGGGGATTTCGCTGTTCCGTGATAACTCTACCCGTACCCGTTTCAGCTTTGCCTCTGCCTGCAACCTGCTGGGACTCGAGGTGCAGGACCTGGACGAAGGTAAATCCCAGGTAGCGCACGGCGAAACCGTGCGCGAAACTGCCAACATGATCTCCTTTATGGCGGATGTGATCGGTATCCGGGATGATATGTATATCGGCAAGGGAAACGCCTATATGCACGAAGTGGTCGACGCTGTAACAGACGGCCATAAAGACGGTATCCTGGAACAGAAACCAACCTTAGTCAATTTACAGTGCGATATTGACCATCCAACACAGGCCATGGCCGACGCGCTTCATCTGATCCACTATTTTGGTGGTATTGAAAACTTAAAGGGCAAAAAGGTCGCCATGACCTGGGCCTACTCGCCGTCCTATGGAAAGCCATTGTCTGTGCCGCAGGGGATTGTCGGCCTGATGACCCGGCTGGGCATGGACGTGACGCTGGCCCACCCAGAAGGCTATGAAATTATGTCTGACGTAGAAGAAGTGGCTAAGAAGAATGCAGCTGAAAGCGGTGGATCTTTTACAAAGACCAACAGCATGGCAGAAGCATTTAAAGACGCTGACGTTGTTTATCCTAAGAGCTGGGCGCCGTTCTCCGCAATGGAAGAACGGACCATCTTATACGGCAACGGTGACCAGGAAGGCATCGATCGTCTCGAAAAAGAACTGCTCGCTCAGAATGCAAACCATAAAGATTGGGAATGTACTGAGGAATTGATGAAAACAACCAAAGAGGGAAAAGCGCTTTACATGCACTGCCTTCCAGCTGACATCACTGGCGTCAGTTGTGAGCAGGGCGAGGTAGAAGCCTCTGTATTCGATCGCTACCGTACCGAATTATACAAAGAAGCCAGCTACAAGCCCTATATTATTGCCGCTATGATTTTCCTGGCAAAGGAAAAGGACCCTCAGGCAACCCTGAAAGCTTTGGAAGAAAGAGGTATTGACCGCTTCTTTACCAAATAA